TGCTGCCGTCGCAGCTCACCGATCCGCAGCTCGGTCAGCCTGGCACACCCGCGCTGCCGGTGCCGTTCCCGCGCACCGGTCAGGGTGGCGAGCCGCGGCTGAACCTTCCGGACGCGATCACCGGTAATCCCGGCGATCCCCGCTATCCGTATCGCGAGCCGCCGCCGGCCCCGCCGCCGGGCGGGCCGCCGCCGGGACCGCCGGCGCTGGCCCCCGGAGAGACGGCCCCGCCGCCGCCGCCGACACGGCCGCCGGTGTACGTTCCCGCGCCCGGTGAAGCCCCCGGGCCCGCGAAACCCGGTCAGCAAGCGGGCCAATGATGAACCGCGCTGCGAACCGCCACACTGCCCGCATCGGCGTGGCCGCCCTGCTCGTGCTCACCTGCATCGCCGGGGTGGTGGTGGCCTGGCAGGCCGCCGCCGCGACCCGCAACACGACGGTGGTCGCCTACTTCAAGAACAGCAACGGCATTTTCGTCGGCGACGAAGTGCGCATCCTCGGGGTTCCTGTCGGCAAGATCGACAAGATCGAGCCGCAACCCGAGCGGGTCAAGATCACCTTCTCCTACGACGCCAAATACCAAGTGCCCGACACTGCCAAGGCGGTCATCCTGTCCCCGTCGCTGGTCACCGCGCGCGTTATTCAGCTGACACCGGCCTACACCGGCGGGCCGCAACTGCGCGACCACGCGGTGATCCCGCTGGAGCGCACCGCCGTCCCGGTGGAGTGGGACGACCTGCGCCAGGACCTGGCAAAGCTCACCCAGATGCTGCAACCGAGCCAACCCGGCGGGATGAGCGCGATGGGAGCGTTGCTGAACACCGCCGCCGCTAACCTGCGCGGCCAGGGAGCGACCATCAGGGACACCATTGTCAAGCTGTCCCAGGCGGTTTCGGCACTCGGCGACCACAGCAACGATATCTTCAGCACGGTGAAGAACCTGTCGATTCTGGTGTCGGCCCTGCAAAGCAGCACCGACCTGATGCGTCAGCTGAACCAGAACCTGGTCACGGTGACCGGGCTGCTGACCAACGACCCCGATGAGGTTGCCGACGCGGTCGCGGCGCTGGCCGACATCGTCGGTGACGTCCGCGGCTTCGTGGCCGAAAACCGGGAGGCGCTGGGTGAAACGTCGGACAAGCTGGCGTCGGTGTCCACGGCGCTGAACGACAGCCTCGACGACATCAAGCAGGCGCTGCACATCGCCCCGACCGAGTTGCAGAACTTCATGAACATCTACCAGCCGGCGCAGGGCACCCTCAGCGGAGCGCCGGCGTTCAACAACTTCGCGAATCCGATTGCCTTCTTGTGCGGGGCGATCCAGGCGGCGTCGCGGCTGGGTTACGAACAATCGGCGAAGCTGTGCGTCCAATATCTGGCGCCGATCATCAAGAATCGGCAATATAACTTTCCCCCGTTGGGGGAGAACTTGATCGTCGGTGCGGTGGCGCGGCCCAACGAGGTCACCTACAGCGAGGACTGGATGCGGCCGGACTATGTTCCCCCGCCTTCCAATTCCACTGCGGCCGTCGATAATACAGCGTTGTCGGCCGAGGTGTATCCGACCGATCCGGCCGCCGGGCTACGCGGCCTGCTGCTGCCCTTCGAAGGAGGCTCCTGATGGGTGCGGTGTGGCGTCACAGCCGGGTGTGGATGCTGACGGTGCTGGCTGTGTTCGGCTTGGCCGGCTGCGGTTGGCGAGGTCTCAACTCGATCCCGTTGCCGGGGACCGCGGGTCGCGGCCCGGGCTCGTTCACCATTCAGGTGCAATTGCCGGACGTGGGCACCCTCGAGCAGAACTCCCGCGTGCAGGTCGGCGACGTCACGGTGGGCAACGTCACCAAGATCGAGCGACAGGGCTGGAATGCGCTGCTGACCATCCGGCTCGACGGTGACGTCGAGCTGCCGGCCAACGCGACCGCCACCATCGGCCAAACCAGCCTGCTCGGTTCGCTGCACATCGAATTGGCCCCACCCACCGACGTCGCACCCCAGGGCAAGTTGAGGCAGGGGTCGCTGATCTCGCTGACGTCGGCCGGCAGCTACCCGTCGACCGAGCAAACCCTGGCCGCGGTCTCGCTGCTGCTCAATGGTGGTGGTATCGGCCAGATTCAGGACATCACCGAAGCACTGAGCACCGCGCTGGCCGGACGGGCCGCCGAGCTGCGCAGCCTGATCGAGCAGGTCGACAGATATGTCGGCCTGGTCGGTGACCAGACCGGCGACATCATCGCCGCGGCCGAAAGTCTGAACAATGTGGTCGGTCAGTTGGCGAAGGAGAAGCCGGTGGTGGACCGAGCGCTGCAGACCATCCCGGACGCGCTTCGGACCCTGGCGGACGAACGGCAGCAGCTGGTTGATGCGCTCGATCAATTCGCCAAGTTCAGTGCACTGGCCGCCGACTCCGCCAACCAGACTAAGGACGCCTTGGTCAAGCAGCTGAAAGATCTTGGGCCGGTGGTGGAATCGCTGGCCAATGCCGGTCCGGCCCTGACCCGTTCGCTGAGCTTGCTCACCACCTACCCGTTTCCCAAGGACACGATCAGCAACTGGGCCCGCGGGGACTACGCCAACCTGACGGCCATCATCGACCTGACGCTGAGCCGGCTCGACGCCTCCTTCCTCACCGGCACCCGATGGGAGGGCAGCCTGACGGAGCTGGAGCTGCAGTGGGGCCGCACCATCGGCCAGATGCCGAGTCCCTACACCGCCGGCAATCCGCTTGTCGCTCCGTACCATTGGGATCAGGGGCGTTGACATGCCGCCGTTGTCGAGACGAATCCTGGTCCAACTGGCCATCTTTGTGATCGTCGCGCTGGTCGGCGGAGCGGTGATGATCTTCCACTACATCCAGCTGCCGGCGGTGTTCGGCATCGGGCGCTACCGGGTCACCGTGCAGCTGCCGCAAGCCGCCGGCCTGTACCCCAGCGGCAACGTCACCTATCGCGGAACCGAAGTCGGCCGGGTCGAAAGCGTGCGGCTCACCGATACCGGTGTCGCGGCGGTGCTTTCGCTCAAGTCGGACATCGACATT
The nucleotide sequence above comes from Mycobacterium pseudokansasii. Encoded proteins:
- a CDS encoding MCE family protein, producing MNRAANRHTARIGVAALLVLTCIAGVVVAWQAAAATRNTTVVAYFKNSNGIFVGDEVRILGVPVGKIDKIEPQPERVKITFSYDAKYQVPDTAKAVILSPSLVTARVIQLTPAYTGGPQLRDHAVIPLERTAVPVEWDDLRQDLAKLTQMLQPSQPGGMSAMGALLNTAAANLRGQGATIRDTIVKLSQAVSALGDHSNDIFSTVKNLSILVSALQSSTDLMRQLNQNLVTVTGLLTNDPDEVADAVAALADIVGDVRGFVAENREALGETSDKLASVSTALNDSLDDIKQALHIAPTELQNFMNIYQPAQGTLSGAPAFNNFANPIAFLCGAIQAASRLGYEQSAKLCVQYLAPIIKNRQYNFPPLGENLIVGAVARPNEVTYSEDWMRPDYVPPPSNSTAAVDNTALSAEVYPTDPAAGLRGLLLPFEGGS
- a CDS encoding MCE family protein; translation: MLTVLAVFGLAGCGWRGLNSIPLPGTAGRGPGSFTIQVQLPDVGTLEQNSRVQVGDVTVGNVTKIERQGWNALLTIRLDGDVELPANATATIGQTSLLGSLHIELAPPTDVAPQGKLRQGSLISLTSAGSYPSTEQTLAAVSLLLNGGGIGQIQDITEALSTALAGRAAELRSLIEQVDRYVGLVGDQTGDIIAAAESLNNVVGQLAKEKPVVDRALQTIPDALRTLADERQQLVDALDQFAKFSALAADSANQTKDALVKQLKDLGPVVESLANAGPALTRSLSLLTTYPFPKDTISNWARGDYANLTAIIDLTLSRLDASFLTGTRWEGSLTELELQWGRTIGQMPSPYTAGNPLVAPYHWDQGR